From the genome of Anaerolineae bacterium:
GTCGGTACACCTCCGAGCCGGTGATGGCTTTCATAAAAATTGTGGGGTTGGAGGTCACCCCACGCACCTGACCACGCTCGATACGGCGGGCCAGGGCGCCGTTCCGCAACTCGTCGCGGCGAATGTAATCCAGCCACAAGGACTGGCCCAATAGCGTGACCGCCCGCAAACGGGCATCGGGATCGAACATGCCGTCACCTCCCAGGAGGGAATGATGCTCCGATTATACCCCTTCCAGAGCCGGTTTAGCCAAAGCCGCGGCTGCCGCCTCCATCCCCGGAGCCGCCGCCACGCCTGCAGCGCGGCTCCCGGCGCTCGAAGGGTACCTCGAAGCAGAACCGGCACGGCGACAACGCTGCCCCACCCGAGGAGGGGCACTGCGGCGACGAGTCGGCCGTCTCATCAGGCGCATGCGTTGGCGCCAGGTGCCGCTCAGGCCCAACACGACCCACTCGAGGAAAGGCATCACAAACACCCCATCAACCTCATCTCGACCGGGAACCGCCAGGAGTGCTGCAAGTACCGGCGATAGGCCTCCGGGGGCCGGCATCTCACGGCCCTTGCCTATCAGGGGCGACCCAAACCCGGCCGTCCCCCATGCCCACCGCCACGGCCGGGCTCCACACCAGAGCGCCCACACCCTCGGGGGCCGCGGCCCATCGGCGCAGCACCCAAAATATTTGGCTCATGCAAACGCCTGAGTCCGATGTTGTGTTCACTTTGCCTGGGAGAACAGCAGGTTAACCCGCCCTAAGGGTTGCTTTGGCCCTCCAACACGCGCACCTTCTCCCGCCGCCGGGCGTAACGCTCGCCGAGGTCAGGCTTCGCGGCCAAAAAGGCCAGGACGATCTCCCGCGCCAGGGCCGGGCCGATGATGCGTCCGCCCATGCAGAGCACATTCATCCCATCGTGCTCCACGCCCTGGTGGGCCGAGTAGGTATCGTGGCACACCGAGGCATACGCCCCCGGCACCTTGTTGGCCGCGATGGCCATCCCCACACCAGAGCCGCACATGAGGATGCCGCGGTCGGCCTCGCCAGAGGCCACGGCCCGCGCCACCGGTTCAGCGTAATCGGGGAAGTCCACCCGTTCGGGGGAATCAGTGCCGAAGTCCAGCGCCTCATGCCCGGCCTCGCGGATAGCGGCCATCACCGTTTCTTTGAGAGGGAAGCCTCCATGGTCACAACCAACGGCTATGCGCATCGTTCGCCTCCTTGTTCGCCTCATGCTGGACACCTGCCTCCGCCCCTCAACTGGCAGGTGGCGGTTTGGGCTCCGCGCGGGTCTGCGGCGCATTCGGCGGGATGAAGATGGATACGCCGCAGTAAGGGCACTTGACAATGCCCTGGCCCACGAATTCCCGAATGCCGCCGCAGTTGGGGCACTGATTCGTGCCGATTTTGGCCGCGTCGGCCGAGTAGAAGACCATGGCGTCCCAGTCGATGTAACCGGCAAATAGCCCCAGGTTGACCAATTCGTAGATGGCGTTGGTCACCTCTTCGCGGGTCATGTGGAGTTCCAACATGACCTGGTCCAGTGGCACCTGGCCGTGGGCCTTGATCATCCCCAGCAGGCGCTCCTGCTTTTCCACCACGGCCATGGCCTTCTCCTCGGATTTGCCCTGGATGAAGAAATAGCCCCCCAAACCGCCCAACACCAAAAAGGGCAGACCGCCGAAGAGCACCAACCCCAACACGGCCCCGGGGATGGTCAGCCGGTGGGTGTAGAGCCCCGACCCCATGAACGCGCCGGTCAGCACACAAATGCCTGTCCCGGCCAGAAGGAGCAGCAAGCCGACGATTTTTCCTCGATTCATGGTTCACCTCTTGAGTGTTGCCATAACGGTTCGCGGTAAGCCGGCAATCGGGGGAGCCGGTTGTCGGACAGGGGATCATCCAAAACCGCTGCTGCCGCCACCGCCGCCGCCGCCCCTTCCGCCACCGCCGCCGGAGAAGCCCCCACCGCCGCTACCGCTACTACTGGGGGCGCTGACAAAGACGGTGGCCGCCTGATTCAACGCGCTCATCAACCCATCGCTGACCTGCGAAAGGGAAGTAAAAGCGCCCTGGGCCATCCCGTCCAGCGAGGGGGCCCCGCGCCCTGCTCCAGTGGGCATGGCGCCATGCCCCACGCGCCCCGGCACACCGCCATAGCCGTAGCCGCCGTAAGGCACCGGGGTGTACCAGCGCGGCGGCGGCACATTCAAAGGCTCGAACTGACGCACCCATTCTTTCTCCAACCCAAAGGCGATGGCGTAAGGGAAGTAGCGCTCAAAAACCTCCTTCGCCTCCTCCGGCTGCGTATAACGGCGAATGTTACGCAGATAGCGCTTGAAGGCCTGCCATTTCGCCGCCTCTTGCGCGCCCTTAAGCGTCTTGCGTGGGATGAACCAAGCCGCCACGATGAACGCCGCCTCGGCTATCATCAGGGCGATCATCAAAGCGAAAGCACCCCAAAATTGACTGCCCAGCCTCACCAGCCCACAGGCCACCGCGCTCAGAGGCAGGCCGGAG
Proteins encoded in this window:
- the rpiB gene encoding ribose 5-phosphate isomerase B — protein: MRIAVGCDHGGFPLKETVMAAIREAGHEALDFGTDSPERVDFPDYAEPVARAVASGEADRGILMCGSGVGMAIAANKVPGAYASVCHDTYSAHQGVEHDGMNVLCMGGRIIGPALAREIVLAFLAAKPDLGERYARRREKVRVLEGQSNP